ATTCCTGCCGTCCTGGCGATCCTCTGGTTCGCGCCTCCACGGGCCTTCGGCGCGCTCGTCGCCGTGCTCGCGCTCGCCACCCTGGCCGAGTTCTATCGGCTCGCGGAGCGGTCGGGGATCCCCGTGCCGAAGTGGATCGCGCTCGCGATCGCGGCGGCGATCCTCGCCGCGGCGGTCGTTCCCGCGCCCTCTCCGTCGGGGCTGATGGTCGCCGGAGGCGTCTTCGTTTCCGCGGCGATCTTCGCCACGGCGCTGATGCTCTCCGGAATACCCATGGCGCAGGCGCTCTCGGCAACGGCGGTGACGACGCTCGGCCTCCCTCTCGTCGTCTTTCCGTGCTGCGCCCTGATCTGGCTCGACCGCGCGAACCTTGCCGGCGCGTCGGGGCGCTTCGGGCCGAGGCTCATCCTCTTCCTCCTCGTCACGATCTGGGGGTGCGATTCGTTCGCCTACTACGTCGGGAAGAACTTCGGGCGGCACAGGCTCGCCCCGGAGGTCTCCCCGAAGAAGACCATCGAGGGGTCGATCGGCGGATTCGCCGG
The sequence above is a segment of the Thermoanaerobaculia bacterium genome. Coding sequences within it:
- a CDS encoding phosphatidate cytidylyltransferase, coding for MRFQRELSAAVAIPAVLAILWFAPPRAFGALVAVLALATLAEFYRLAERSGIPVPKWIALAIAAAILAAAVVPAPSPSGLMVAGGVFVSAAIFATALMLSGIPMAQALSATAVTTLGLPLVVFPCCALIWLDRANLAGASGRFGPRLILFLLVTIWGCDSFAYYVGKNFGRHRLAPEVSPKKTIEGSIGGFAGSILVAVGAAALFVPEFRLPEAAIIGGLASTAGQIGDLVESMFKRGAGVKDSGTFLPGHGGFYDRVDSLLFAAPVLCGAILVKMAAAA